One stretch of Streptomyces sp. 135 DNA includes these proteins:
- the mycP gene encoding type VII secretion-associated serine protease mycosin, whose protein sequence is MRPRGTRRPLVAAALAATLALAPATTAHADDGIRAQQWALDTMRTGEAWQTTKGRGITVAVLDTGIDAQHPDLVGNVLEGKDMVGFGARRGDRPWARHGTAMAGIIAGHGHGIGRGDGVLGIAPEAKILPIRVILEDGDPARKKARNTRGNALAEGIRWAADHGADVINLSLGDDSKSAHPEPAEDAAVQYALKKGVAVVASAGNGGERGDHVSYPAAYPGVIAATAVDENGARAPFSTRRWYATVAAPGDDIVIADPDRKYYEGWGTSAASAFVSGAVALIRAAHPRLTPAQIKQLLEDTARDAPPGGRDDSRGFGLIDPVAALDRAGRLRTGKPATAVYGEKYFGRGPDARQGDDGPAGWAGPVAGGLGVALLAAAVSLWRGRRVPPEGRGTGPL, encoded by the coding sequence ATGAGGCCCCGCGGGACCCGCCGCCCCCTCGTCGCCGCCGCACTCGCCGCCACGCTGGCCCTCGCCCCCGCCACCACGGCACATGCCGACGACGGCATCCGCGCCCAGCAGTGGGCCCTGGACACCATGCGCACCGGCGAGGCCTGGCAGACCACCAAGGGCAGGGGCATTACCGTCGCCGTCCTCGACACCGGCATCGACGCCCAGCACCCGGACCTCGTCGGCAACGTCCTCGAGGGCAAGGACATGGTCGGCTTCGGCGCCCGCCGCGGCGACCGCCCCTGGGCCCGCCACGGCACCGCCATGGCCGGCATCATCGCGGGCCACGGACACGGCATCGGCCGCGGCGACGGCGTGCTCGGCATCGCGCCCGAGGCGAAGATCCTGCCGATCCGCGTGATCCTCGAAGACGGCGACCCCGCCCGCAAGAAGGCCCGCAACACCCGCGGCAACGCGCTCGCCGAAGGCATCCGCTGGGCCGCCGACCACGGAGCCGACGTCATCAACCTCTCCCTCGGCGACGACTCGAAGTCCGCCCACCCCGAACCCGCCGAGGACGCCGCGGTCCAGTACGCCCTGAAGAAGGGCGTCGCCGTCGTCGCCTCCGCGGGCAACGGCGGCGAGCGCGGCGACCACGTCTCCTACCCGGCCGCCTACCCCGGCGTCATCGCCGCGACGGCCGTCGACGAGAACGGCGCCCGCGCCCCCTTCTCCACCCGCCGGTGGTACGCCACCGTCGCCGCGCCCGGCGACGACATCGTCATCGCCGACCCCGACCGCAAGTACTACGAGGGCTGGGGCACCAGCGCCGCCTCCGCCTTCGTCTCCGGCGCCGTCGCCCTGATCCGCGCCGCCCACCCCCGCCTCACCCCCGCGCAGATCAAGCAGCTCCTGGAGGACACCGCCCGCGACGCCCCGCCGGGCGGACGCGACGACTCCCGAGGCTTCGGCCTCATCGACCCGGTCGCCGCCCTGGACCGCGCGGGCAGGCTCAGGACGGGCAAGCCGGCGACGGCGGTGTACGGCGAGAAGTACTTCGGCCGGGGGCCCGACGCGCGCCAGGGCGACGACGGGCCCGCCGGCTGGGCGGGCCCGGTGGCGGGCGGCCTCGGCGTGGCCCTGCTCGCCGCGGCGGTCTCGCTCTGGCGGGGCAGGCGCGTCCCGCCGGAAGGACGCGGCACGGGCCCTCTGTAG
- a CDS encoding DUF2510 domain-containing protein has translation MSMTPPPGWYPDPNQPAVERWWDGAAWTEHRRTPGNAQAAPAPQGFGPAPDPAATAVIASASSSGGGRAKIIALAAAGAVLVASIVTGVVVLGKDDGDPRGGGPAPRRSATTAPEPTATKSASASPAADPNVLVDDLNGVTIPIIDGWEKAEGAVHDVPTLQTPDTFDCPGDPGMCRYGEVTSHTVTSTDETSPKALARGDIKDATDSVYGKDVLDNEHYGGVTGHQKVKEGTVAVAGRSGYYVRWKVRTGKGAGGHVQSVAFKSSVGSEPMVIVRLSIDIAEDAPPLSDMDRIVKGIRSSGDSATGGGVGEDVGATP, from the coding sequence ATGAGCATGACACCTCCGCCCGGCTGGTACCCCGACCCGAACCAGCCCGCCGTCGAGCGCTGGTGGGACGGGGCCGCCTGGACCGAGCACCGGCGCACCCCCGGGAACGCCCAAGCGGCCCCGGCGCCGCAGGGCTTCGGCCCGGCACCGGACCCGGCGGCGACCGCGGTCATCGCGTCGGCGTCCTCGTCCGGCGGCGGCCGAGCGAAGATCATCGCGCTCGCCGCCGCCGGAGCCGTCCTCGTCGCGTCGATCGTCACGGGCGTCGTCGTGCTCGGCAAGGACGACGGCGACCCTCGGGGTGGCGGCCCCGCGCCGCGCCGATCGGCCACCACCGCCCCGGAGCCGACCGCCACGAAGTCGGCATCGGCATCCCCGGCGGCCGACCCGAACGTCCTCGTCGACGACCTCAACGGCGTCACGATCCCCATCATCGACGGCTGGGAGAAGGCCGAGGGCGCCGTCCACGACGTGCCGACCCTCCAGACACCGGACACCTTCGACTGCCCGGGCGACCCGGGCATGTGCCGCTACGGCGAGGTCACCTCGCACACCGTGACCTCCACCGACGAGACGTCCCCCAAGGCGCTGGCCAGAGGCGACATCAAGGACGCGACCGACAGCGTCTACGGCAAGGACGTCCTCGACAACGAGCACTACGGCGGCGTGACCGGCCACCAGAAGGTCAAGGAAGGCACGGTCGCCGTCGCGGGCCGCAGCGGCTACTACGTCCGCTGGAAGGTGCGGACCGGCAAGGGAGCCGGAGGACACGTGCAGTCCGTGGCCTTCAAGTCCAGCGTCGGCTCCGAACCGATGGTCATCGTCCGCCTCTCCATCGACATCGCCGAGGACGCGCCGCCCCTCAGCGACATGGACCGCATCGTCAAGGGCATCCGGTCGTCCGGGGACAGCGCCACGGGCGGCGGCGTCGGCGAGGACGTCGGCGCGACGCCGTGA
- a CDS encoding aldehyde dehydrogenase family protein: MLEVLKLDVLNPATEEVVATVPAATPQDVDAAVARAARAQEEWAAVAPADRARLLRRFAAQVDDHLEELAQLEVREAGHLIGNARWEAGNVRDLLDFSAGGVERLSGRQIPVPGGLNVTLLEPLGVVGVIAPWNFPMPIAAWGTAPALAAGNAVILKPAETTPLTALRLAELALAAGLPEGLFQVLPGEGAVAGNALVEHPGVAKIVFTGSTRVGKQIMAKCADRVKRLTLELGGKSPNIVFADADVEAAALATPMSYLDNSGQDCCARTRVLVQRSVYDRFLETVAPAIESVVVGDPADEKTQMGPLISRAQLDRVRSFVTPGDGIHGTAPEGPGFWFPPTLLTDVDPDAPVAAEEVFGPVAVVIPFEDEADAVRLANATEYGLSGSIWTRDVGRALRVSQAIRAGNLSVNSHSSVRYWTPFGGYKQSGLGRELGPDALHAFTETKNVFISTEGPAQ, from the coding sequence TTGCTTGAGGTCCTGAAACTCGACGTACTGAACCCGGCGACCGAAGAGGTCGTCGCGACCGTCCCCGCCGCCACCCCGCAGGACGTCGACGCCGCCGTCGCCCGTGCCGCACGGGCGCAGGAGGAGTGGGCCGCGGTCGCCCCCGCCGACCGGGCCCGGCTGCTGCGCCGCTTCGCCGCCCAGGTCGACGACCACCTCGAAGAGCTGGCCCAGCTGGAGGTGCGCGAGGCCGGTCACCTCATCGGCAACGCCCGCTGGGAGGCGGGCAACGTCCGCGACCTGCTCGATTTCTCCGCCGGGGGAGTCGAACGGCTCAGCGGCCGGCAGATCCCCGTACCCGGCGGCCTGAACGTCACCCTCCTGGAGCCCCTCGGGGTCGTCGGCGTCATCGCCCCCTGGAACTTCCCGATGCCGATCGCCGCCTGGGGCACGGCGCCCGCCCTCGCCGCGGGCAACGCGGTGATCCTCAAGCCGGCCGAGACGACACCGCTCACCGCGCTCCGCCTCGCCGAACTCGCCCTGGCGGCGGGCCTGCCCGAAGGCCTCTTCCAGGTCCTGCCCGGCGAGGGCGCCGTCGCGGGCAACGCGCTCGTCGAGCACCCCGGCGTCGCCAAGATCGTGTTCACCGGCTCCACCCGCGTCGGCAAGCAGATCATGGCCAAGTGCGCCGACCGGGTGAAGCGACTCACCCTCGAACTCGGCGGCAAGAGCCCCAACATCGTCTTCGCCGACGCCGACGTGGAGGCGGCCGCCCTCGCCACCCCCATGTCGTACCTGGACAACTCGGGCCAGGACTGCTGCGCCCGCACGCGCGTCCTCGTGCAGCGTTCCGTGTACGACCGCTTCCTGGAGACCGTGGCGCCCGCGATCGAGTCCGTCGTCGTGGGCGACCCGGCCGACGAGAAGACCCAGATGGGTCCGCTGATCTCCAGGGCCCAGCTGGACCGCGTCCGCTCCTTCGTCACCCCCGGCGACGGCATCCACGGCACGGCTCCCGAGGGCCCCGGCTTCTGGTTCCCGCCGACGCTGCTCACCGATGTCGACCCGGACGCCCCGGTGGCCGCCGAGGAGGTCTTCGGACCCGTCGCCGTCGTCATCCCCTTCGAGGACGAGGCCGACGCGGTCCGGCTCGCCAACGCCACCGAGTACGGCCTGTCCGGCTCGATCTGGACCCGGGACGTGGGCCGCGCGCTGCGCGTCTCCCAGGCCATCAGGGCCGGCAACCTCTCCGTCAACTCGCACTCCAGCGTCCGCTACTGGACCCCCTTCGGCGGCTACAAACAGTCCGGACTCGGACGCGAACTCGGCCCCGACGCCCTGCACGCCTTCACGGAAACCAAGAACGTCTTCATCAGCACGGAAGGTCCCGCACAGTGA
- a CDS encoding amino acid deaminase/aldolase, which translates to MTARAADRAADRARYDRATAHLDAPLAIVDLAAFDANADDLVRRAKGKPIRVASKSVRCRALLERALAREGFAGVMSFTLAESLWLARSGFDDVLLAYPSADRAGFAELSADPKLAAAVTVMVDDPAQLRLIDEARGGGKEEVRVCLELDTSFRPLGGKVRIGALRSPLHSPAQVAALARAIARRPGFRLVGVMAYEGHVAGVGDAVEGHAARSRAIRLMQAAARKELAERRARTIAAVRAVAPDLEFVNGGGTGSVQHTAAERAVTEIAAGSGLFVPRLFDNYTSFSGRPAALFAQPVVRRPGPGTVTVLGGGYPASGVAGPDRSPVPYLPEGLRYDPQEGAGEVQTPLHGLPADDLRIGDKVWFRHAKAGELCERFDALHLVEGDRVTGSVPTYRGEGRTFL; encoded by the coding sequence ATGACTGCCCGTGCCGCAGACCGTGCCGCAGACAGGGCCCGTTACGACCGGGCCACCGCACACCTCGACGCGCCCCTCGCGATCGTCGACCTGGCCGCCTTCGACGCCAACGCCGACGATCTCGTACGCCGGGCCAAGGGCAAGCCGATCCGCGTCGCCAGCAAGTCCGTGCGCTGCCGGGCCCTGCTGGAGCGGGCCCTGGCACGCGAGGGCTTCGCCGGGGTCATGTCCTTCACGCTCGCCGAGTCGCTGTGGCTCGCCCGCTCCGGCTTCGACGACGTCCTGCTCGCCTACCCTTCCGCCGACCGCGCCGGTTTCGCCGAGCTGAGCGCCGATCCCAAGCTCGCGGCGGCCGTGACCGTGATGGTCGACGACCCGGCGCAGCTGCGGCTGATCGACGAGGCCAGGGGCGGCGGGAAGGAAGAGGTGCGGGTCTGCCTGGAGTTGGACACCTCCTTCCGGCCGCTGGGCGGCAAGGTGCGGATCGGCGCGCTGCGGTCACCACTGCACTCCCCCGCGCAGGTGGCCGCCCTGGCCCGGGCCATCGCCCGGCGGCCCGGCTTCCGTCTCGTCGGCGTCATGGCGTACGAAGGCCATGTCGCGGGGGTGGGCGACGCGGTCGAGGGGCACGCGGCGCGCTCGCGGGCGATCCGGCTGATGCAGGCCGCGGCCCGCAAGGAGCTGGCGGAGCGCCGGGCGCGGACGATCGCCGCCGTGCGGGCGGTCGCGCCGGACCTGGAGTTCGTGAACGGCGGCGGGACGGGCAGCGTGCAGCACACCGCGGCCGAGCGCGCGGTGACGGAGATCGCCGCCGGGTCGGGGCTTTTCGTGCCGCGGCTCTTCGACAACTACACGTCGTTCAGCGGGCGTCCGGCCGCGCTCTTCGCGCAGCCCGTGGTGCGCAGGCCCGGCCCCGGGACCGTGACGGTGCTGGGCGGCGGCTATCCGGCGTCGGGGGTCGCGGGCCCCGACCGCTCACCGGTGCCGTATCTCCCGGAGGGGCTGCGGTACGACCCGCAGGAGGGCGCGGGCGAGGTGCAGACGCCGCTGCACGGGCTCCCGGCGGACGATCTGCGGATCGGCGACAAGGTGTGGTTCCGGCACGCGAAGGCCGGGGAGCTGTGCGAACGGTTCGACGCGCTGCACCTGGTGGAGGGTGACCGGGTGACGGGGAGCGTGCCGACGTACCGGGGCGAGGGCCGCACCTTCCTGTGA
- a CDS encoding haloacid dehalogenase-like hydrolase: MNFKRRAVAAAAVLAVASAGLAAVQATAEATQPEPHARPAACPDLTVSRGWHGENEARLQRLIDTYGHCGPRSEQGGARPVAVFDWDNTVIKNDVGDATMFWLLRHGKIRTPRNGDWHTTSRYLTDPAAKSLAEACPATGTTLPTHRDTARGAACADEILSVYGEGTTTGGKAAFDGFDHRRMEPQYAWLAQLTRGWSTHQVKRFAAAARAENLAAPIGTEQRVGTGEVTGWVRYYDQQRDLIRTLKKAGFDVYVVSASPEPVAEVWSESVGVDRRHTIGIRNVTAHGRHTAHLKGCGTVEDGDDSMITYIDGKRCWINQEIYGVHGAAAEKVRPAAKRQVFAAGDSDTDISFLRDATALRLVLNRNKDEVMCRAYDNGDRRWLINPMFIEPKGEKTGPYPCATTGYIERNGDVGPVRRADGSVIPDQKDTVHAAARTP, encoded by the coding sequence GTGAACTTCAAGCGCCGCGCCGTCGCGGCCGCAGCCGTACTCGCCGTCGCCTCAGCCGGTCTCGCCGCCGTCCAGGCCACCGCCGAAGCCACTCAGCCCGAACCCCACGCGCGGCCCGCGGCCTGCCCCGACCTGACCGTCTCGCGAGGCTGGCACGGCGAGAACGAGGCGCGTCTCCAGCGCCTGATCGACACGTACGGCCACTGCGGCCCCCGGAGCGAGCAGGGCGGCGCCCGGCCCGTCGCCGTCTTCGACTGGGACAACACCGTCATCAAGAACGACGTCGGTGACGCCACCATGTTCTGGCTGCTGCGCCACGGCAAGATACGTACGCCCCGGAACGGCGACTGGCACACCACCAGCCGCTACCTCACCGACCCGGCCGCGAAGTCCCTGGCCGAGGCCTGCCCGGCCACCGGCACCACCCTGCCCACGCACCGCGACACCGCCCGGGGCGCCGCCTGCGCCGACGAGATCCTCTCCGTCTACGGCGAGGGCACCACGACCGGCGGCAAGGCGGCCTTCGACGGCTTCGACCACCGCCGCATGGAGCCGCAGTACGCCTGGCTCGCCCAGCTCACCCGCGGCTGGTCCACCCACCAGGTCAAGCGGTTCGCGGCCGCCGCCCGCGCGGAGAACCTCGCCGCGCCCATCGGCACGGAACAGCGGGTCGGCACCGGCGAGGTCACCGGCTGGGTCCGCTACTACGACCAGCAGCGCGACCTCATCCGCACCCTGAAGAAGGCCGGCTTCGACGTGTACGTCGTCTCCGCGTCCCCCGAGCCGGTCGCCGAGGTCTGGTCCGAGAGCGTCGGCGTCGACCGCCGCCACACCATCGGCATCCGCAACGTCACCGCACACGGCCGGCACACCGCCCACCTCAAGGGCTGCGGCACCGTCGAGGACGGCGACGACTCGATGATCACGTACATCGACGGCAAGCGCTGCTGGATCAACCAGGAGATCTACGGCGTGCACGGCGCCGCCGCCGAGAAGGTCCGACCGGCGGCGAAGCGGCAGGTGTTCGCCGCGGGCGACTCCGACACCGACATCTCCTTCCTGCGCGACGCCACCGCCCTGCGGCTCGTCCTGAACCGCAACAAGGACGAAGTGATGTGCCGCGCGTACGACAACGGCGACCGCCGCTGGCTGATCAACCCCATGTTCATCGAGCCCAAGGGCGAGAAGACCGGCCCGTACCCGTGCGCCACCACCGGCTACATCGAACGCAACGGCGACGTGGGCCCGGTGCGCCGCGCCGACGGCTCCGTGATCCCCGACCAGAAGGACACGGTCCACGCGGCCGCACGGACTCCGTGA
- a CDS encoding FCD domain-containing protein: protein MTQGGRPAAHDDDRLTPVLRPVRAGNGFEEALEQILQVVRLGLVPGGERLPSERELADRLGISRVTLREVLKVLTDQGLVESRRGRYGGTFVRPRPEAPGEDELRRRIKDVDVEDALRFREVLEVGAAGLCAAHGLTGEQADRLRAALAHTHDAPLSEYRRLDTLLHLTLAELCGSPSLTAQYAAVRATVNDLLDCIPLLVRNLEHSQRQHTALVEAVLDGDADGAREMMREHCAGTAALLRGFLT, encoded by the coding sequence ATGACACAGGGCGGGCGGCCCGCCGCACACGACGACGACCGGCTTACTCCGGTACTGCGTCCGGTGCGGGCGGGCAACGGCTTCGAGGAGGCCCTGGAGCAGATCCTCCAGGTGGTCCGCCTCGGTCTGGTGCCGGGCGGCGAACGGCTGCCGTCTGAGCGGGAGTTGGCCGACCGTCTCGGCATCAGCCGGGTCACGCTGCGCGAGGTCCTGAAGGTCCTGACGGACCAGGGCCTGGTCGAGTCGCGGCGCGGCCGCTACGGCGGCACGTTCGTGCGCCCGCGCCCCGAGGCGCCGGGCGAGGACGAGCTGCGGCGCCGCATCAAGGACGTCGACGTGGAGGACGCGCTGCGCTTCCGCGAGGTCCTCGAGGTGGGCGCGGCCGGGCTCTGCGCGGCGCACGGTCTCACCGGTGAGCAGGCGGACCGGCTGCGGGCGGCGCTCGCGCACACCCATGACGCGCCTCTGTCGGAGTACCGCCGCCTGGACACGCTGCTGCACCTCACCCTCGCCGAGCTGTGCGGTTCGCCGTCGCTGACTGCGCAGTACGCGGCGGTCCGCGCGACGGTGAACGACCTCCTGGACTGCATTCCGCTGCTGGTGCGGAACCTGGAGCATTCGCAGCGCCAGCACACGGCGCTCGTCGAGGCGGTGCTCGACGGGGACGCGGACGGGGCGCGGGAGATGATGCGGGAGCACTGCGCGGGGACGGCGGCGCTGCTGCGGGGCTTTCTGACGTGA
- a CDS encoding haloacid dehalogenase-like hydrolase — MRNRNTLALTLAAAATLAAVPAALPATAATAADSPAAAAHCPQLSKKLAWHGDNRAKLQRMIDERGRCSNPHLGHGQKRPVAAFDWDNTVAKNDVTDATIAWSLRHDKILRPKSWKSTSKWMTDEADRALTEACGTDVPVGKPLPTSKNTACADEIFEVREDGKTMSGAAAFAGEWDHRHTVPQYAWVPQLFAGHTVPELESYAAKARKEALAAPVGATQTVGTHELPGYVRYYDQQRDLIRTLKKAGFDVYIVSAGSEPVAEVWSKSVGIDRAHTIAIRSVLDRKGRITTWNQGCGGVPVNKGEAIPYIDGKRCFINQEIFKIKGKSAWEKQDWDHRIALGGGDADTDVTFVGDATGAHLVLNRNKSEFMCRAYDNADGRWVVNPMFIEPMPQKSGTYPCSTAAYNEHDGRKGPVLHDDGSVVPDQRDSVY, encoded by the coding sequence ATGCGTAACAGAAACACTTTGGCGCTGACCCTGGCCGCTGCCGCCACGCTGGCGGCCGTACCGGCAGCTCTCCCCGCGACCGCCGCCACGGCCGCCGACTCTCCCGCTGCCGCCGCGCATTGCCCGCAGCTGTCGAAGAAGCTCGCCTGGCACGGTGACAACCGCGCCAAGCTCCAGCGGATGATCGACGAGCGCGGCCGCTGCTCGAACCCCCACCTCGGACACGGCCAGAAGCGCCCGGTCGCCGCCTTCGACTGGGACAACACCGTCGCCAAGAACGACGTCACCGACGCGACCATCGCCTGGTCCCTGCGGCACGACAAGATCCTGCGCCCCAAGAGCTGGAAGTCCACCAGCAAGTGGATGACGGACGAGGCGGACCGCGCCCTCACCGAGGCCTGCGGCACCGACGTGCCCGTCGGCAAGCCCCTGCCGACCTCCAAGAACACCGCCTGCGCCGACGAGATCTTCGAGGTCCGCGAGGACGGGAAGACCATGAGCGGCGCCGCCGCGTTCGCGGGTGAGTGGGACCACCGCCACACCGTCCCGCAGTACGCCTGGGTGCCGCAGCTCTTCGCCGGGCACACCGTCCCCGAACTGGAGTCGTACGCCGCGAAGGCCCGCAAGGAGGCGCTCGCCGCCCCCGTCGGCGCCACCCAGACCGTCGGCACCCACGAACTCCCCGGCTACGTCCGCTACTACGACCAGCAGCGCGACCTGATCCGCACCCTCAAGAAGGCCGGGTTCGACGTCTACATCGTCTCGGCGGGCTCCGAGCCGGTCGCCGAGGTGTGGTCCAAGAGCGTCGGCATCGACCGCGCGCACACCATCGCCATCCGCTCCGTCCTGGACCGCAAGGGCCGCATCACCACCTGGAACCAGGGCTGCGGCGGCGTCCCCGTCAACAAGGGCGAGGCCATCCCGTACATCGACGGGAAGCGCTGCTTCATCAACCAGGAGATCTTCAAGATCAAGGGCAAGTCGGCCTGGGAGAAGCAGGACTGGGACCACCGCATCGCGCTCGGCGGCGGTGACGCCGACACGGACGTGACGTTCGTCGGCGACGCCACCGGCGCGCACCTCGTGCTGAACCGCAACAAGAGCGAGTTCATGTGCCGCGCGTACGACAACGCCGACGGCCGCTGGGTCGTGAACCCGATGTTCATCGAGCCGATGCCGCAGAAGAGCGGCACGTACCCGTGCTCGACCGCCGCGTACAACGAACACGACGGCCGCAAGGGCCCGGTGCTCCACGACGACGGCTCGGTCGTGCCCGACCAGCGGGATTCGGTGTACTGA
- a CDS encoding glutamine synthetase family protein yields MADRTPPLAVQELTALVASGEIDTVVLAFPDMQGRLQGKRFAARFFLDEVLEHGTEGCNYLLAVDPEMNTVDGYAMSSWDRGYGDFAMHADLTTLRRVPWNEGTAMLIADLAWSDGSPVVAAPRQILRRQLERLAELGYTAHVGTELEFIVFKDTYEQAWDAGYKDLTPANQYNIDYSVLGTGRIEPLLRRIRNDMTTAGLVVESAKGECNPGQHEIVFRYDEALVTCDQHAIYKTGAKEIAAQEGVSLTFMAKFNEREGNSCHIHLSLQDADGNNAMRGSQDDPGGMSPLMRHFLAGQLAALREFSLLYAPHINSYKRFVPGSFAPTAAAWGYDNRTCALRVVGHGRSLRFENRLPGGDVNPYLAVAGLVAAGLYGIEQKLELPDECTGNAYTGDYEHVPTTLREAAELWENSAIAKAAFGDEVVAHYRNMARVELDAFDSAVTDWELRRSFERM; encoded by the coding sequence GTGGCAGACCGCACACCCCCGCTCGCCGTCCAGGAGCTGACGGCCCTGGTCGCGAGCGGCGAGATCGACACTGTCGTCCTGGCCTTCCCCGATATGCAGGGGCGGCTCCAGGGCAAGCGGTTCGCCGCCCGCTTCTTCCTCGACGAGGTCCTCGAACACGGCACGGAGGGCTGCAACTACCTCCTCGCCGTCGACCCGGAGATGAACACCGTCGACGGATACGCGATGTCCTCCTGGGACCGCGGCTACGGCGACTTCGCCATGCACGCCGACCTCACCACCCTGCGCCGCGTCCCCTGGAACGAGGGCACCGCGATGCTGATCGCCGACCTCGCCTGGAGCGACGGCTCACCCGTGGTCGCGGCTCCCCGGCAGATCCTCCGCCGCCAGCTGGAGCGCCTCGCCGAGCTGGGCTACACCGCCCACGTCGGCACCGAGCTGGAATTCATCGTCTTCAAGGACACCTACGAGCAGGCCTGGGACGCCGGGTACAAGGACCTCACCCCGGCCAACCAGTACAACATCGACTACTCCGTCCTCGGCACCGGCCGCATCGAGCCGCTCCTGCGCCGCATCCGCAACGACATGACCACCGCCGGTCTGGTCGTCGAGTCCGCCAAGGGCGAGTGCAACCCCGGCCAGCACGAGATCGTGTTCCGCTACGACGAGGCCCTCGTCACCTGCGACCAGCACGCCATCTACAAGACCGGCGCCAAGGAGATCGCGGCCCAGGAAGGCGTCTCGCTCACCTTCATGGCCAAGTTCAACGAGCGCGAGGGCAACTCCTGCCACATCCACCTCTCGCTCCAGGACGCCGACGGCAACAACGCCATGCGGGGCTCCCAGGACGACCCGGGCGGCATGTCGCCCCTCATGCGGCACTTCCTCGCCGGACAGCTCGCCGCGCTGCGCGAGTTCTCCCTGCTCTACGCGCCCCACATCAACTCCTACAAGCGGTTCGTGCCCGGCTCCTTCGCGCCGACCGCCGCCGCGTGGGGCTACGACAACCGCACCTGCGCCCTGCGCGTCGTCGGCCACGGTCGCTCCCTGCGCTTCGAGAACCGGCTGCCCGGCGGCGACGTCAATCCGTATCTCGCCGTCGCGGGCCTGGTCGCCGCCGGTCTGTACGGCATAGAGCAGAAGCTCGAACTGCCGGACGAGTGCACCGGCAACGCCTACACCGGCGACTACGAGCACGTCCCCACCACCCTGCGGGAGGCCGCCGAGCTGTGGGAGAACAGCGCCATCGCCAAGGCCGCCTTCGGTGACGAGGTGGTCGCGCACTACCGCAACATGGCGCGGGTCGAGCTGGACGCCTTCGACTCCGCGGTGACCGACTGGGAGCTCCGCCGCTCCTTCGAACGCATGTGA
- a CDS encoding 3-oxoacyl-ACP reductase: MTEQNICRRLVGRTAVITGAGSGIGLATARRLASEGANVVCGDIDERAGKQAAEEVGGTFVKVDVTDAEEVEALFKTAFDTYGSVDIAFNNAGISPPDDDSILDTGLEAWKRVQEVNLTSVYLCCKAAIPYMRRQGKGSIINTASFVARMGAATSQISYTASKGGVLAMSRELGVQFAREGIRVNALCPGPVNTPLLQELFAKDPERAARRLVHIPVGRFAEADEMAAAVAFLASDDSSFVNATDFLVDGGISGAYVTPV; the protein is encoded by the coding sequence GTGACTGAGCAGAACATCTGCCGCCGCCTCGTCGGCCGTACCGCCGTCATCACCGGCGCCGGCAGCGGCATCGGCCTCGCCACCGCGCGCCGCCTCGCCTCCGAGGGCGCCAACGTCGTCTGCGGCGACATCGACGAGCGGGCGGGCAAGCAGGCCGCCGAAGAGGTCGGCGGGACCTTCGTGAAGGTCGACGTCACCGATGCCGAGGAGGTCGAGGCGCTCTTCAAGACGGCCTTCGACACCTACGGCTCCGTCGACATCGCCTTCAACAACGCGGGCATCTCGCCGCCCGACGACGACTCCATCCTGGACACCGGCCTGGAGGCCTGGAAGCGCGTCCAGGAGGTCAACCTCACCTCCGTCTACCTCTGCTGCAAGGCCGCCATCCCCTACATGCGCCGCCAGGGCAAGGGCTCGATCATCAACACCGCCTCCTTCGTGGCCCGGATGGGCGCCGCGACCTCGCAGATCTCCTACACCGCGTCCAAGGGCGGCGTCCTCGCCATGTCCCGCGAGCTGGGCGTCCAGTTCGCCCGCGAGGGCATCCGCGTCAACGCCCTGTGCCCCGGCCCGGTCAACACCCCGCTGCTCCAGGAACTGTTCGCCAAGGACCCCGAGCGCGCCGCCCGCCGCCTCGTGCACATCCCCGTGGGCCGCTTCGCGGAGGCCGACGAGATGGCCGCCGCGGTGGCGTTCCTCGCCAGCGACGACTCCTCCTTCGTGAACGCGACGGACTTCCTCGTCGACGGCGGCATCTCCGGCGCGTACGTCACCCCGGTGTAG